In Wenyingzhuangia fucanilytica, the following are encoded in one genomic region:
- a CDS encoding UDP-2,3-diacylglucosamine diphosphatase — MNTKKIYFASDQHFGAPTPEKSLEREKIFVQWLDTVKHDADIIFLLGDLFDFWFEYKHVVPKGYIRLFGKLAELRDAGIDIRFFVGNHDLWMKDYFEKELGIPVYHEPKEFTLQGKTFLIGHGDGLGPGDRGYKFIKKIFTNPVCNWLFKWLHPDLAISFGKYLSLENKTVSGQEDVHFLGEDKEYLILYCKEILEQKHYDYFVFGHRHLPMIYDLPKNSKYVNTGDWITYFTYGELVNGNFEIKEYLKSSEA; from the coding sequence TTGAATACTAAGAAAATTTACTTTGCTTCCGATCAACATTTTGGAGCGCCCACTCCTGAAAAAAGTTTGGAAAGAGAAAAAATATTTGTGCAATGGTTAGATACTGTTAAGCACGATGCAGATATTATTTTTTTACTAGGAGATTTATTTGATTTCTGGTTTGAATACAAACACGTGGTCCCAAAAGGATATATTAGATTGTTTGGAAAATTAGCAGAATTAAGAGATGCAGGTATCGATATTCGTTTTTTTGTTGGGAATCACGATTTATGGATGAAAGATTATTTTGAAAAAGAATTAGGAATTCCTGTATATCACGAACCCAAAGAATTTACACTACAAGGAAAAACTTTTTTAATTGGTCATGGAGATGGATTAGGCCCAGGAGATAGAGGTTATAAATTCATTAAAAAAATATTTACAAACCCTGTTTGTAATTGGTTATTTAAATGGTTACATCCAGATTTAGCCATTAGTTTTGGAAAATATTTATCTCTAGAAAACAAAACAGTTTCTGGTCAAGAAGATGTACATTTTTTAGGAGAAGACAAAGAATATTTAATACTGTATTGTAAAGAAATTTTAGAACAAAAGCATTACGATTATTTTGTTTTTGGTCATAGACACTTACCTATGATTTATGATTTACCTAAAAATTCAAAATATGTAAATACAGGAGATTGGATTACTTATTTTACTTATGGAGAGTTGGTTAACGGTAATTTTGAGATTAAAGAATATTTAAAATCATCCGAAGCATAA
- a CDS encoding glycoside hydrolase family 3 N-terminal domain-containing protein has translation MKRIKTVVATLLTSVLLFSCKTKTTTQKNNIDNKVDSLLKIMSVEEKIGQMTQITLSTFLTTNTFDQHTKIPTKKIKEAIVDYKVGSVLNVISTAYDLPTWHNLLTQIQDEAQKTPNKIPVLYGIDAIHGATYTVNSTLFPHNIGLAATRNDDIVKEGAKITAKEVRASGIRWNFDPVFDIGRQPLWPRFPETFGEDLTIVTNMGVATVKGYEEDGLKNQTAVASCMKHFVGYSGPRSGKDRTPAYIPDIELWEYYLPQFKAAIDAGASTIMINSGSVNGIPGHANEYLLKTVLRDQFGFNGVAVSDWEDIIRLHTKHKIANTPKEAVKIAVNAGIDMSMVPGDYSFFTYLVELVNEGGVSMQRIDEAVGRILKLKFELGLFNHPYPEKEAVQNFGGSSYKKSALDAARESITLLKNEDNVLPISKNSKILVAGPGANSLANLNGCWSYTWQGDDESKYPKQEITIAQALEQEFGVNNVKNISVNGFNNSKNFELKALQNAAKGVDYIVLCLGENAYAESPGVINDLTLDNNQIALANAAIATNKKVILVLTEGRPRIISSFVDKIQGVLQAYWPGSQGAKAIAEIIIGKVNPSGVLPYSYPRYTGDILTYDHKFSEALKEVEPNVVKQVDYDAQWAFGHGLSYTSFEYSEIKLSSNILKGNETIEVSVEVVNTGNRDGKLAVELYTNDEFASIAPSVKRLRKYKKVSLKKGETKTVTFTLKATDLSFVNKNLKRVTEEGDFKVFIGNKETRFTYVN, from the coding sequence ATGAAACGTATAAAAACTGTTGTAGCTACCCTACTTACTTCTGTTTTGTTGTTTTCTTGTAAAACAAAAACAACTACTCAAAAAAATAATATAGACAATAAAGTAGATAGTCTACTAAAAATCATGTCTGTAGAAGAAAAAATAGGTCAGATGACTCAAATCACTTTGTCTACTTTTTTAACAACCAATACTTTTGATCAACACACAAAAATTCCTACTAAAAAAATTAAAGAAGCTATTGTAGATTACAAAGTAGGATCTGTGTTAAATGTGATTAGTACTGCTTATGATTTGCCTACTTGGCATAATTTACTGACACAAATTCAAGATGAAGCTCAGAAAACCCCTAATAAAATTCCTGTTTTATACGGAATTGATGCTATTCATGGAGCAACATATACTGTAAATTCTACACTATTTCCACACAATATTGGTTTGGCTGCTACTCGTAATGATGATATTGTTAAAGAAGGAGCTAAAATTACTGCAAAAGAAGTGAGAGCTTCTGGAATTCGTTGGAATTTCGATCCTGTTTTTGATATCGGTCGTCAACCCTTGTGGCCTCGTTTTCCAGAAACTTTTGGAGAAGATTTAACTATTGTTACCAATATGGGAGTTGCAACTGTTAAAGGATATGAAGAAGATGGTTTAAAGAATCAAACTGCTGTAGCTTCTTGTATGAAACATTTTGTTGGTTATTCTGGGCCAAGGTCAGGAAAAGATAGAACCCCTGCTTATATTCCAGATATTGAATTATGGGAATATTATTTGCCTCAATTTAAAGCTGCTATAGATGCAGGAGCATCAACTATTATGATAAATTCAGGATCCGTAAACGGAATTCCTGGTCATGCTAATGAGTATTTGTTAAAAACGGTTTTAAGAGATCAATTTGGCTTTAATGGAGTTGCTGTTTCTGATTGGGAAGATATTATTCGTTTACACACCAAGCATAAAATAGCTAATACTCCTAAAGAAGCAGTAAAAATAGCAGTAAATGCAGGGATAGACATGTCTATGGTACCAGGAGATTATTCTTTCTTTACTTATTTGGTAGAATTGGTAAATGAAGGAGGTGTTTCTATGCAAAGAATAGATGAGGCTGTGGGTAGAATTTTAAAATTAAAATTTGAATTAGGCTTGTTTAATCATCCTTATCCTGAGAAAGAAGCTGTTCAAAATTTTGGAGGGTCATCATATAAAAAATCAGCATTAGATGCAGCAAGAGAATCTATTACTTTATTAAAAAACGAGGATAATGTTTTGCCAATATCTAAAAACAGTAAAATTTTAGTTGCTGGGCCTGGAGCCAATTCTTTAGCTAATTTAAATGGTTGTTGGTCTTATACTTGGCAAGGAGATGATGAAAGCAAATACCCTAAACAAGAAATAACCATTGCCCAAGCATTGGAGCAAGAGTTTGGTGTGAATAATGTAAAAAACATATCGGTTAATGGTTTTAATAATTCTAAAAATTTTGAGTTAAAAGCTTTACAAAATGCAGCCAAAGGAGTTGATTATATTGTATTGTGTTTAGGTGAAAATGCTTATGCAGAATCTCCAGGAGTAATTAATGATTTAACTCTTGACAACAATCAAATTGCATTAGCAAATGCTGCAATAGCAACTAATAAAAAAGTGATTTTAGTTTTAACAGAAGGTAGACCAAGAATCATTAGTTCTTTTGTAGATAAAATTCAAGGAGTACTACAAGCCTATTGGCCAGGTAGCCAAGGAGCAAAAGCAATTGCAGAAATTATTATTGGTAAAGTAAACCCAAGTGGAGTACTACCCTACTCTTATCCTCGTTATACAGGTGATATTTTGACATATGATCATAAATTTTCAGAGGCTTTAAAAGAAGTAGAACCAAATGTGGTAAAACAGGTTGATTATGATGCTCAATGGGCTTTTGGTCATGGTTTAAGCTATACATCTTTTGAATATTCGGAGATCAAATTATCATCAAATATTTTAAAAGGAAATGAAACAATAGAGGTTTCTGTTGAGGTTGTTAATACCGGAAATAGAGATGGAAAATTAGCGGTAGAATTATATACCAATGATGAATTTGCAAGTATTGCTCCTTCTGTAAAAAGATTAAGAAAGTATAAAAAAGTAAGTCTGAAAAAAGGAGAAACCAAAACGGTAACTTTTACATTAAAAGCAACCGATTTATCTTTTGTAAATAAAAATTTAAAAAGAGTTACCGAAGAGGGAGATTTTAAAGTATTTATAGGAAATAAAGAAACTAGATTTACTTATGTAAACTAA
- a CDS encoding AAA family ATPase has product MEVDVRAISEKIERESAFVDLLSMEMNKVIVGQKHMVDRLLIGLLGNGHILLEGVPGLAKTLAINTLAKAVDGEFSRIQFTPDLLPADVVGTMIYNMKENDFSIKKGPIFANFVLADEINRAPAKVQSALLEAMQERQITIGDETFKLDEPFLVMATQNPVDQEGTYTLPEAQVDRFMLKVVIDYPKLEEEQLIMRANLSGAYEKVNPVVSLEQIINARKVVNEVYMDEKIEKYILDLIFATRYPEKYGLENLKGLISFGASPRGSISLAKAAKCHAFIKRRGYVIPEDVRAVVLDILRHRIGITYEAEAENVTAEDIVNQIVNVVEVP; this is encoded by the coding sequence ATGGAAGTAGACGTAAGAGCTATCAGCGAAAAAATCGAAAGAGAAAGTGCATTTGTGGATTTATTGTCCATGGAAATGAACAAAGTTATTGTAGGTCAAAAACACATGGTTGACCGGTTGTTGATTGGTTTGCTAGGGAACGGACATATTTTATTAGAAGGAGTTCCAGGTTTGGCAAAAACTTTAGCTATTAATACGCTTGCAAAAGCGGTTGATGGGGAGTTTAGTCGAATTCAATTTACCCCAGATTTATTACCAGCCGATGTGGTTGGAACCATGATATACAACATGAAAGAAAATGACTTTTCTATTAAGAAAGGGCCTATTTTTGCAAACTTTGTATTGGCAGATGAAATTAACCGTGCTCCAGCAAAAGTGCAATCAGCATTGTTAGAAGCCATGCAAGAACGTCAGATCACTATTGGTGATGAAACTTTTAAGTTAGACGAACCTTTCTTGGTAATGGCAACTCAAAACCCAGTAGATCAAGAAGGAACATATACCTTACCAGAAGCACAGGTAGACCGTTTTATGCTTAAAGTAGTGATTGATTATCCTAAGTTAGAAGAGGAGCAATTAATTATGAGAGCAAACTTATCGGGGGCATATGAAAAAGTAAATCCTGTAGTTTCTTTAGAGCAAATTATCAATGCTCGTAAAGTGGTAAACGAGGTTTATATGGATGAAAAAATTGAAAAATATATTCTTGATTTAATTTTTGCTACTCGTTATCCAGAAAAATATGGATTAGAAAACTTAAAAGGATTAATTTCTTTTGGAGCTTCTCCTCGTGGTAGTATTTCTTTAGCCAAAGCAGCTAAATGTCATGCATTCATCAAACGTAGAGGATATGTGATTCCAGAAGATGTAAGAGCGGTTGTGTTAGATATTTTACGTCACCGTATTGGAATTACTTACGAAGCAGAAGCAGAAAATGTAACTGCAGAAGATATTGTAAACCAAATAGTAAACGTAGTAGAAGTACCTTAA
- a CDS encoding DUF58 domain-containing protein yields MDTKEILKKVRKIEIKTRRLSDHIFSGEYHSSFKGRGMTFSEVKQYQFGDDIRSIDWNVTARYNEPYVKVFEEERELTMMLMVDISGSGNFGTKEQFKRETLTEIAATMAFSAIQNNDKVGLLLFSDDVELYIPPKKGKSHVLRIIREMIEFEPKSNKTNINTALKYMSNVLKKKAIVFILSDFMNDGYEQTLKIVANKHDVTGIRIYDQFDETLPKIGLVPMVDAESGQTTLVNTSSKKVRNQYQQQFLHWKHNFENAFKKSGAGVLSSRVEENYVKKLLTYFKQRG; encoded by the coding sequence ATGGATACCAAAGAAATCTTAAAAAAAGTAAGAAAAATAGAGATCAAGACACGTCGTTTGTCCGATCATATTTTTTCAGGAGAATATCACAGTTCTTTTAAAGGACGTGGTATGACTTTTAGCGAGGTAAAACAATATCAATTTGGTGATGATATCCGTAGCATAGATTGGAATGTAACAGCGCGTTATAACGAGCCTTATGTAAAAGTTTTTGAAGAGGAACGTGAATTAACCATGATGTTAATGGTTGATATTAGTGGTTCTGGAAACTTTGGAACTAAAGAGCAATTTAAAAGAGAAACACTTACAGAAATTGCTGCGACTATGGCTTTTTCGGCCATTCAAAATAATGATAAAGTAGGGTTGTTGCTTTTTTCTGATGATGTTGAATTATACATTCCACCTAAAAAAGGAAAAAGTCACGTGTTACGTATCATCAGAGAAATGATAGAGTTTGAGCCTAAAAGCAATAAAACAAATATCAACACGGCTTTAAAATATATGTCCAATGTATTAAAGAAAAAAGCCATTGTTTTTATACTATCAGATTTTATGAATGATGGTTATGAGCAAACTTTAAAAATTGTAGCCAATAAACACGATGTTACCGGAATTAGAATTTACGATCAGTTTGATGAAACTTTACCAAAAATAGGATTGGTGCCTATGGTAGATGCAGAATCTGGACAAACAACTTTGGTTAATACTTCTTCTAAAAAGGTGAGAAATCAATATCAGCAACAATTTTTACATTGGAAACATAATTTTGAAAACGCTTTTAAAAAGAGTGGTGCAGGAGTATTAAGCAGTCGTGTAGAAGAAAATTACGTAAAAAAATTATTGACGTATTTTAAACAACGAGGGTAA
- a CDS encoding vWA domain-containing protein gives MNSSNFEFTQPAFLWLLIIIPILAFWLYISRNRNQAKLSIASTKAIQQPGIYNYIYRALWVFRLLALTLLIVALARPRNVGVTTKSKKNRGIDIVMATDVSGSMLARDLKPNRLEALKEVAEDFVDKRPNDRIGIVLYAGESYTKTPITTDKSIVKRTISSIEYGGITDGTAIGMGLGSAVNRLKQSTAKSKVIILLTDGVNTAGSVDPKLATELAKGLGIKVYTIGIGTNGMAEMPYAKDYNGELIYKPMKVEIDEKLLNYIAEETGGKYFRATSNNKLKTIYEEIDKLEKTVIEDIKYYNYDELYRNLVIAALVLLVLEYLLKNTLFKSFI, from the coding sequence ATGAACAGCAGTAATTTTGAATTTACACAGCCCGCTTTTTTATGGTTATTAATCATCATTCCTATTTTAGCGTTTTGGTTGTATATCAGTAGAAATAGAAATCAGGCTAAACTTTCTATAGCTTCAACAAAAGCAATTCAACAACCGGGAATATATAATTACATCTATAGAGCTTTATGGGTGTTTAGATTGTTAGCCTTAACCTTGTTAATTGTGGCCTTGGCTAGACCAAGAAATGTAGGTGTTACTACAAAAAGTAAAAAAAATAGAGGTATTGATATTGTAATGGCTACTGATGTTTCTGGATCTATGTTGGCTAGAGATTTAAAACCCAATAGATTAGAAGCTTTAAAAGAAGTTGCCGAAGATTTTGTAGACAAACGTCCTAATGATAGAATTGGAATTGTTTTGTACGCAGGAGAAAGCTATACCAAAACACCCATTACTACCGATAAATCTATTGTAAAAAGAACTATTTCCTCTATAGAATACGGAGGAATTACAGATGGTACTGCCATTGGAATGGGATTAGGTTCTGCTGTAAACAGATTAAAACAAAGTACCGCCAAAAGTAAAGTGATTATTTTACTTACCGATGGAGTAAATACAGCAGGTTCAGTAGATCCTAAGTTGGCTACAGAATTAGCTAAAGGATTGGGGATTAAAGTATATACCATAGGAATTGGAACTAACGGAATGGCAGAAATGCCTTATGCAAAAGACTACAACGGGGAGTTAATATACAAACCTATGAAAGTAGAAATTGATGAAAAATTACTAAACTATATTGCTGAAGAAACTGGAGGAAAATACTTTAGAGCAACTTCTAATAACAAGTTAAAAACTATTTATGAGGAGATTGACAAACTAGAAAAAACAGTGATAGAAGATATTAAATATTATAATTACGATGAGTTATATAGAAATTTAGTAATTGCTGCTTTGGTCTTGTTGGTTTTAGAATATTTATTAAAAAACACGTTGTTTAAAAGCTTTATATAA
- a CDS encoding vWA domain-containing protein produces the protein MQRLEEPIYFYALAIIPLLLFVLLYKFWWQKRTQKAFANVYLIQKLAPDYSTFKATIKWLFLALGIAFLVIALVNPKIGTKLETVKREGVDIVFALDVSKSMLSEDIAPNRLEKAKQIISKTIDQLGSDRVGVIIYAGNAYPLLPITTDQSAARLFLKNASPDMVSSQGTAINEALNMAKTYYDNDEQTNKYLVILSDGEDHEENTVDKAKELGDEGIKVITIGIGTEKGGVIPDMINGYKKGLKKDKNGEVVITQRHVKVLQEIAATSSGFYVDGNKTATSVNKIMEVLSKAKKTEFESKQFSEYKSQFQWFIGIGILWLVLDMFVFEKKTKWVKSVNLFNEKEE, from the coding sequence ATGCAGAGATTAGAAGAACCTATATATTTTTATGCACTAGCAATAATTCCTTTATTGTTATTTGTTTTGCTATATAAATTTTGGTGGCAAAAAAGAACTCAAAAAGCATTTGCAAATGTTTATTTAATACAAAAATTAGCACCAGATTACTCAACATTTAAAGCTACTATAAAATGGTTGTTTTTAGCTTTAGGTATTGCTTTTTTGGTCATAGCTTTGGTTAATCCTAAAATAGGAACTAAACTAGAAACCGTTAAGAGAGAAGGGGTAGATATTGTTTTTGCTTTAGATGTTTCTAAAAGTATGCTGTCCGAAGATATTGCTCCTAACAGATTAGAAAAAGCAAAACAAATTATTTCTAAAACAATTGATCAATTAGGGAGTGATAGGGTTGGAGTTATTATTTACGCAGGAAATGCTTATCCGTTATTGCCTATTACTACCGATCAGTCTGCCGCTAGATTGTTTTTAAAAAATGCTTCGCCAGATATGGTTTCTAGTCAAGGAACCGCCATTAACGAAGCTTTAAATATGGCCAAGACTTATTATGATAATGATGAACAAACCAATAAATATTTAGTCATTTTATCTGATGGTGAAGATCACGAAGAAAATACAGTTGATAAAGCCAAAGAATTAGGTGATGAGGGAATAAAAGTCATCACCATTGGTATTGGAACAGAAAAAGGAGGAGTAATTCCAGACATGATTAACGGTTACAAAAAAGGATTAAAAAAGGATAAAAACGGTGAAGTTGTCATCACACAAAGGCATGTAAAAGTATTGCAAGAAATTGCGGCTACTTCAAGTGGTTTTTATGTGGATGGAAATAAAACCGCTACTTCTGTAAATAAAATTATGGAAGTGCTGTCTAAAGCCAAAAAAACGGAGTTTGAGTCTAAACAATTTTCAGAATACAAAAGCCAATTCCAATGGTTTATAGGTATAGGAATACTATGGTTGGTGTTAGATATGTTTGTGTTTGAAAAGAAAACCAAATGGGTAAAGAGTGTAAACTTGTTTAACGAAAAAGAGGAATAA
- a CDS encoding tetratricopeptide repeat protein produces the protein MKKLWILFFAITTFSSFAQEDAGLPKEKLYEAKKQLREGNKLYEKNKLEDAAIAYQKSLAEDGTYYKGAYNLGNAYFQQKKYKEAGEQYQLANKLAKSKENKAKTSELIGDTFKKQNDLEKALQAYKQALLKNPKDDILREKFVAAKKEKEKQDQQNKDNKDNKDQNKDNKDDKDNKGDNKDQNKDNKGDKDQDKKDDKGGDKDKKEDENKDGDNPENKDDKGDKGEDEKEQPAQPKESKLSPEQIQQLLESMNNEEQKTQKKVNAQKVNAKENNNEKDW, from the coding sequence ATGAAAAAGTTATGGATATTGTTTTTTGCAATCACAACGTTTTCATCTTTTGCGCAAGAAGATGCAGGACTTCCTAAAGAGAAGTTATACGAAGCAAAAAAACAATTAAGAGAGGGAAATAAACTGTACGAAAAAAACAAGCTAGAAGATGCGGCTATTGCATATCAAAAAAGTTTGGCAGAAGATGGTACATACTACAAAGGAGCCTATAATTTAGGGAATGCTTATTTTCAACAGAAAAAATACAAAGAGGCTGGAGAACAATATCAATTGGCTAATAAACTAGCAAAGTCTAAAGAAAATAAAGCCAAAACAAGTGAGTTAATAGGAGATACTTTTAAAAAACAAAACGATTTAGAAAAAGCATTACAAGCCTATAAACAAGCTTTGTTAAAAAATCCTAAGGATGATATTCTTAGAGAAAAATTTGTTGCTGCAAAAAAAGAGAAAGAAAAACAAGATCAGCAAAACAAAGACAATAAAGATAACAAGGATCAAAACAAGGATAACAAAGACGATAAAGACAACAAAGGAGATAATAAAGATCAGAATAAAGATAATAAGGGAGATAAAGACCAAGATAAAAAGGACGATAAAGGAGGAGATAAGGATAAAAAAGAGGATGAAAATAAGGATGGTGACAATCCTGAAAACAAAGATGATAAAGGTGATAAGGGGGAAGATGAAAAAGAACAACCAGCCCAACCTAAAGAATCTAAATTATCACCCGAACAAATTCAGCAATTGTTAGAGTCTATGAATAATGAAGAGCAAAAAACTCAGAAAAAAGTAAATGCTCAAAAGGTAAATGCAAAAGAGAATAATAATGAAAAGGATTGGTAG
- a CDS encoding BatD family protein encodes MKRIGSLRISSTKYQVQSMGLKELIVKSTQHQLQGLTSNCLNPFYFLLFTFFVTTFGFSQVELIARTSKKTLGENQRFRLEYNINNQEADNFKLPNFKNFKVVQGPSQSVSNSYSIVNGKAQSTFSKTYSYILEPIGKGTFTLEPASIEYQGKTIKSNAITIKVVDAVDLPKDPNDPNYIASQNIKMVVTISDENPYVGEPIYAEYRLYVNQLAINSFDVDTPPNYEGFWSQVLDNKNPQFRDGKYKGEMWKYAVLHKVVLIPQRNGELTVNPMSADLIVGVPTGRGDFFGNMITRNVNQRLVSDKKIIKVKSLPLEGKPLNFTGAVGQYSYEVNTSRSVFKANESAQIKVKVSGKGNLKLFELPNIVTPKELEVYDPERKEKVTVTTSGLTGNIENAYTVVPQYKGKFKVPATSFSYFNPKEEKYYTINSDEIILDVTEGKELITSTGADYSNGALKQTVKATGNDFRYVHTSTVLEPIEKSDFYKTKLFYILLLLPLVILPLGVFASKKQRELSRDISRNKLRKADKLTKKYLASAKKELGNKTTFYSSLEKALHNYLKAKLQVETTDISKDRIAEILSKRGVSNESISQFIEVFSACEFARYAVSSDEKMKEDFDKAKQAITELDKNL; translated from the coding sequence ATGAAAAGGATTGGTAGTTTGAGAATATCAAGTACAAAGTACCAAGTACAAAGTATGGGATTAAAAGAGTTAATTGTAAAAAGTACACAGCACCAATTACAAGGTTTAACATCTAATTGTCTCAACCCTTTTTACTTTTTACTTTTTACTTTTTTTGTAACAACATTTGGTTTTAGTCAAGTTGAATTAATAGCAAGAACAAGCAAAAAAACATTAGGAGAAAATCAAAGATTTAGGTTAGAATACAACATCAATAACCAAGAAGCAGATAACTTTAAGTTACCTAATTTTAAAAATTTTAAAGTAGTTCAAGGGCCAAGTCAATCGGTTAGTAATTCATATTCTATTGTTAACGGAAAAGCTCAAAGTACTTTTTCTAAAACCTATTCGTATATTTTAGAACCTATAGGAAAAGGAACGTTTACTTTAGAACCTGCAAGTATAGAATATCAAGGAAAAACCATTAAATCTAACGCTATTACAATTAAAGTGGTTGATGCGGTAGATTTGCCAAAAGATCCTAATGACCCTAACTATATTGCAAGTCAAAACATCAAAATGGTGGTAACTATTTCTGATGAAAATCCTTATGTTGGAGAGCCTATTTATGCAGAATATAGATTGTATGTAAATCAATTAGCCATCAATAGTTTTGATGTTGATACACCGCCAAATTACGAAGGGTTTTGGAGTCAGGTTTTAGACAATAAGAATCCACAGTTTAGAGATGGAAAATACAAAGGCGAAATGTGGAAATATGCAGTTTTACACAAAGTAGTTTTAATTCCACAAAGAAATGGGGAATTAACGGTAAACCCAATGTCTGCCGATTTAATTGTAGGTGTGCCAACAGGAAGAGGAGATTTTTTTGGAAACATGATTACAAGAAATGTGAATCAAAGATTGGTTTCTGATAAAAAAATCATCAAAGTAAAATCTTTACCATTAGAAGGAAAACCACTCAATTTTACAGGAGCAGTTGGGCAATATTCATATGAGGTAAATACTAGTAGATCTGTTTTTAAAGCAAACGAATCTGCCCAAATAAAAGTAAAAGTTTCGGGTAAAGGAAACTTAAAATTGTTTGAATTACCAAATATTGTAACGCCAAAAGAATTAGAAGTTTACGATCCAGAACGTAAAGAAAAAGTAACCGTTACCACTTCTGGTTTAACAGGAAATATAGAAAATGCTTATACGGTAGTTCCTCAATACAAAGGAAAGTTTAAGGTTCCGGCAACTTCTTTTAGTTATTTTAATCCTAAAGAAGAAAAGTATTATACCATAAACTCAGACGAAATTATATTAGATGTAACAGAAGGAAAAGAGTTGATTACTAGCACAGGAGCAGATTATAGTAATGGAGCGTTAAAACAAACTGTTAAAGCAACTGGAAACGATTTTAGATATGTACATACTTCTACAGTTTTAGAACCTATAGAAAAATCAGATTTTTATAAAACCAAACTCTTTTATATACTATTGTTGCTACCATTGGTTATTTTACCTTTAGGAGTTTTTGCTTCAAAAAAACAAAGAGAGTTAAGTAGAGATATTAGTAGAAATAAGCTTAGAAAAGCCGATAAATTAACTAAAAAGTATTTAGCAAGTGCTAAAAAAGAATTAGGAAACAAAACCACGTTTTATAGTTCTTTAGAAAAAGCATTACATAATTATTTAAAGGCCAAATTACAAGTAGAAACTACCGATATTAGTAAAGATCGTATTGCTGAAATTTTAAGTAAAAGAGGAGTTTCTAACGAGTCTATTTCTCAGTTTATAGAGGTGTTTAGTGCTTGTGAGTTTGCAAGATATGCTGTATCATCTGATGAAAAGATGAAAGAAGATTTTGATAAAGCAAAACAGGCCATCACAGAATTAGATAAGAATTTATAA
- a CDS encoding tetratricopeptide repeat protein gives MKNFVLGILLLTIGYVSAQTTQELFEQGNKQYQSEEYTGAIEAYQKIINQGFESSDLYFNMANAYYKSNNMAEAIYHYEKALSLDPTNQDVKVNLAYANRGIIDNIKSVPKSTFDKFNDAVLAIFPYNTWAIIAVACSLLSGFIWMFFFFSTVPGVKKLYFTFGIIVSSLCLISLGVTAHQYERAQNIHFAIVFSNKVEVKNAPRESASETFVLHEGTKVQIMDTVGQWKKVKIADGQVGWLPNETIKKL, from the coding sequence ATGAAAAATTTTGTATTGGGAATTTTACTATTAACCATTGGTTATGTAAGTGCACAAACAACACAAGAATTGTTTGAGCAAGGGAACAAACAATATCAGTCCGAAGAATATACAGGAGCTATTGAAGCTTATCAAAAAATAATCAATCAAGGATTTGAGTCTTCTGATTTGTATTTTAATATGGCCAATGCATATTATAAAAGTAATAATATGGCAGAGGCAATTTATCATTACGAAAAAGCTTTATCATTAGATCCTACAAACCAAGATGTAAAAGTAAATTTGGCATATGCCAATAGAGGTATTATTGATAATATTAAATCGGTTCCTAAATCTACTTTTGATAAATTTAACGATGCTGTTTTGGCAATATTCCCATACAACACATGGGCTATAATTGCTGTGGCTTGCTCATTATTATCAGGGTTTATTTGGATGTTTTTCTTTTTTAGTACCGTTCCTGGAGTAAAAAAACTATACTTTACTTTTGGGATTATTGTGAGTTCTTTGTGTTTAATTTCTTTGGGAGTAACAGCTCATCAGTATGAAAGAGCACAAAATATTCACTTTGCAATCGTGTTTTCTAACAAGGTAGAAGTAAAGAATGCACCAAGAGAAAGTGCTTCGGAAACTTTTGTTTTACACGAAGGAACAAAAGTGCAAATTATGGATACTGTTGGACAATGGAAAAAAGTAAAAATTGCTGATGGTCAAGTAGGTTGGCTTCCTAATGAAACTATTAAAAAGCTATAA